ttattattattattattattattattattattattattattattattattattattattattattattattattattattattattattattattattattattattattattattattattattattttatatttttttgccaaaagaaaaaaaaaaaacacgataACAAAACAGAACACTGAAACTTTCATCAAAAGATAAAAGTGACCAAAAAACCGAAGCTACTAAACGAAAAGCCTTCAACTAGAGAGCGAAATTATGTATTTTTGATTTTGCCTTTAGTGGATTTAAAATTTTTAGATTTAAAATTTGATTTTGTCtccaaaaaccttcatattttgctcaaaaaTCTGAAGATTTTGCTCAAAAGCCTTCAGATTTTGCCCACAACCAAATATTATATTACAGTTTAATACTGTAACTCATGTTTGCAATTGCTAAACAGTATGCTAAACATTAATGATGAAAAGAGTGGGTTCATTCAAGTTGTGATTATATTCAAGTTGTGATTATAGTAATTTTAAGCTCATATTATACTGGTTATTAGCAAGTTGATTTTAACTTCCGTTACAAGATATTTGTAATATCGATATAGTCTACATGTCTAGCTCAAATCGCTATATCCTAAGTTTCGCACTTATGTTTGTTTTGAGATCTTGAATGCATGAGAAGATATAAGATGTTAGATGAATGTAATAAGTTAATGGTTGCTTAATTAGATTATGTAAATTGATATCGAGGTTTGAATGTTTCAATGCTCCAAAAAGTTGAATATATGTTAACGTACAAAAAGACTtggaaaaataaataaatgataccTATTCAGATTTCATCTAAGACAAAAATAGAAAAAGCACTACTTTTAAACTTTTAAAAAAAGGGTGCGTTCACACTACATCGCGCAGGTTCAGAACTCCAAAATCCGGCGGGCTCAAACGCAGACATGCCTTCTCGTGCCGATCATATCAACGCTTCTAAGATCGACACTTCGATCTATATCTGCAATTTCCCTCATAGATTCGATATTAATGATCTAAGGAATGTTTGCAAACCATACGGCACCATTCTTGATGTTTTTATTGCTCGGAAATTATCCAAACAAGGTTGCAGATTTGGATTTGTTCGTTTTATCAATGTTGAATCAATCCGTTCATTAATACTACGTTTATCGTCTCTATGGATCGGAAATTTCCATCTTTTTGCCTCAATTGCTCGATTTGGGCGAGACAAAGTTCCAAATCGAAACAGGTCAGCAGAAGTTAAACCCAATTCAATTCCATCTAAGGCTAACAATCCGAATACCTTTCCTCCTTTACCTACCAAATCTAATTCGTCAACCGTACCAGATCTTGCAACATTTAAGCGAATTGTTATTAAACCTCTGGAGATCTTAGATTCCGACTTGGCTAATCAAGGAAATCCGCCCATCCTGCTATTCGCTAAAATGAAAAATCCTGAACTGATTCCTCACATCAAACGCATCTGGTACATTGAAGGTTTTTCAGATATAGAGATTCACCATTTAGGTGGATACTGGATCGACATTGAGTTTACTAACGAGGTAACTTTAAACTTGTTCTCTAAGAATCAAGCGATCCAGTCTTATTTGTCTGAATGCGAACGATATGAGGACTCTTTTGTAGTTCAAGAACGTATTGTAGGCTTGGATATTGCAGAATTACCCGCTTGTGCTTGGACTGAAGACATATATAAAAAAATTTCTCTTAACTTTGGCTACAATGCGTTTGCATTACCTTCGGTTCAAAATGATTGATTTATGTGGTTACCAAAAGGCTGGATTATATACATGATGCTATtcatgttattgttaagaaaaggcATTATAAAATTCTAGTTAAGGAGTATACTAATTGGTACGCTTCTATTCTGGACGTAGAAGGTAATGAATCTTCGGACGAAGCACTCGATCATGAATTGGACGATAACAAATCTACTGCCTCTGTACAGTCAGATGATTATGAAGAGATTCCTGAAACTGTATTCAATACCGCAATTGTTGAAAAGAATGTAGAAGAAAATCAAGTTAATTTTTCAAAGGTTGAAGATAAACAATTTAATTCGGAAAAGGATGCAACTGATTTTGAACCACTAATCGTTGAAGATGGGGGCGTTAATCAGTCGAATGTTGGTATTTCTGTGGATAATACAGTTCATGTTAATGCTACTGCACAAGCTGATTTTGAAACAAAATTATATCACGAATTGAGTCAAAACACCTCATTACAAAAGGCTACTCATTCATCTGGTTCTTCTTATTCCAAAGCCCCAGGATTCAATGGTGTTAGGTTTCAAACTCCGGTTATTAGTTCCGAAACTTTGTCAACAAAATCAATGGCTGCCTCGGTCAAATTGAATAAGTTTGGTTCTGTACTTGGTTACGATGTTAAGAACTGTTATGAGAATTTGAAAAAAGTTGTCTTAAGTATGCGTGGTTTTAACACCATATGATGAATATTATGTCCATTAATATTGGAGGAGGGGTGAATTTCGATTCTAAGCAAAGATGGATCCGTAACTTGTGTAACGAGCATGCTGTTACCATTCTAGGTATGCAAGAAACCAAGCTTACCTCTCCAAATCACGCAGCTTTCAAAGCTTTTTGGggaaattttaattttaagtttgctTCTTCAAGTGCTACGGGGCTTTCGGGTGGTATCTTAACTATGTGGGATCCATCCATTTTTTCTTGTAATAAGGTGATATCACAGAACCATGTTCTTATTGTTGAGGGTACATTGGCAAATTGTTCTGACCCATATTTTCTGGTCAATGTGTATGCTCCACAAACAAAGATAAGAAAAAGATGCTTATGGAACTACATTAGTTCTTTCATGTCCTCTAATGTCGGGAATTTTATAATATTTGGAGATTTTAATTCGGTTAGATCTCCACAGGAAAGATTTGGGTCCAAATTCAGTTTCTCGGATGCGGATTATTTTAATAACTTTATTGGATCTTGTAATCTTACTGACATTCCTCTCGGGGGTCGGGAATTTACAAGATTTAATAAATCGTTTTCTAAAAGGGCTAAACTAGATAGGTTTGTGGTTTCAGATGGCCTTCTACGTGTATTCCCCTTGTTATCTGGCTTAATTCTTTCTAACATTTGGTCAGACCATTGTCCAATCTTGATGAAAAACGATGTTCTTGATTACGGTCCTATCCCTTTTAAACTCTTCAATTCTTGGTTTAACATTGAAGGTTTTGATGACATCGTTATTAAGGCTTGGAATAGTTTCAATTCTTCTTTATCTAATAATCCTCAATCCCGTTTCAAGAACAAATTGAAACATGTTAAAGAGGCTTTGAAAACATGGCATAAAAATATTCGTCTAGCTGCTATTCATAACAAGAAGCTTTTACAAACAAGTCTTGCATACATCGATGCTCAAATTGATAATGGGATCCCTTATGATTCCTTAGCTGCGGATAGGGTCACAATTCTCAAAGATATTGCCAAAATTTAATATGTGGAAGCTGCGAACTTGGCACAAAAAAACCGCAAACTGTACACTGATTTGGGTGATGAAAACAGTGCTTTTTTCCATACGAATATCAATCGAAAATGCAGAATGTTACAGATCCCTGGTATTCTTTCGAATGGCGTTTGGGTCACTCATCCTACTGCGGTAAAAGATATCTTTCTAAACTTTTTTGTTAACAAGTTTAAATCCTCTGATTGTATGGCCATCTCTTCTCCTAGCAGGCATATTCGAAAGCTGTCTATTTTGCAAGCGACTTCATTAATAGAGGAATTCTCTATTGATGAAATCAAATCTGTTGTATGGTCTTGTAGTGGATATAAATCTCCCGGGCCCGATGGTTTTTCGTTTAAATTCATTAAACATTTCTGGAACTTAATGTGTAATGATATCAATGACATGGTGCGTAATTTTTCAGAGTCATGTGTTATCCCGCATGGTTGTAACTCTTCTTTTTTCTCTCTTATTCCAAAGAAAGATAGCCCGGCGTCGTTTAATGATTATAGGCCAATTAGCCTGATCGAAGTTCAATACAAAATCATTGCTAAACTTCTCTCATCTCGTCTTGCTCCGGTCATTGATTATGTTATTAGCCCAGAACAATCGGCTTTCGTCAAAGGAAGACAAATTTTGGATGGACCTCTAATTGTCAATGAAGTAGTAGAGTGgtgcaaaaagaaaaagaaaaaggccATGTTATTTAAGGTTGATTTCGATAAGGCTTTTGACTCGATTCACTGGTCATACATCTTCTCTATGATGCGGTTTATGGgctttgatatgaaatgggttctATGGATTAAGGCTTGTTTAATTTCTTCGAAAGCATCTTTGCTTTTAAATGGTAGTCCATCGGTTGAATCTGATATAGAGAGGGGTCTTCGACAAGGAGATCCCCTTTCTCCTTTCCTTTTTCTTATAGGGATGGAAGGCCTCCATTCGGCTATTAGCGATGCGGCAGATGCTTCTATTTATTCAGGATTGCGCATTTATAATCGTTTTTCTTCTATTCGTATCAAATTATGTTCCAATGCGGATGATGTTTTATTTCTTGGTGATTGGGATGATTATAATGCTTGTAATCTTGTAACAATTCTCGGTTGCTTCTTTGCAGTTTCAGGTTTAAAGATAAATCTTCATAAATCTTCGGTCTTTGGCGTGGGTGTGAGTTCCTCCGAGGTTAACCGACTTGCAACTGTCCTTGGTTGTGCTTCGGCCTCCTTTCCTTTCACGTTTCTTGGTATCCCCGTTGGTCAAAATATGAAGAGAGTGGGAGGTTGGAAAGGTGTTATTGAAAAAGTCAAGAAAAGGTTAGCTTCATGGAAAGCGGACCTTCTTTCTTGTGGTGGTCGACTGACATTGATTAAATCCGTTTTAGGTGCTATTGGTACTTATACCATGTCTCTCTTTCAAGCTCCCAAAAAAGTGTTGCAAGCTATTGAATCTCTTCGTTCCAAATTTTTTTGGGGCGCTAAAGAACACGACAAGAAAATTCACTGGGTTAATTGGCGTCTAATTCAAAATCCTTATTAAAAAGGGGGCCTTTCAGTTAATTGTCTGAAGTCATTGAATCATGCTCTACTTTATAAGTGGAGACGGAGATTTTTCGTTAATAAAAATGCTCTTTGGTCCAAGGTTATCTCTGCTATTCATGGTAATAGCATGGGTAATTCTCTTCTTTGTTCGTCAAGTGCTTCTGGTTTATGGCGTGCTATTAATTCGGTTATTAATAACCTTCATCGAGATAACACTTTGCCTTCTGACAGCTTAAGAATTAAAATAGGCAATGGAGCTTCTACTAATTTTTGGCATGATCCATGGTTAGGTAACGACCCTCTTTTTGTTCGTTTCCCTCGTATTTGCTCTCTTGTTTCAGTTAAATTCGGCTCGGTTGCTGCTCACTTTTTGGTTGAAGGTTGGTCATGGGAATGGCGTCGGGTTTCGAGATCAGGCCATGAACAATCTCAGCTGACCCAGTTATCCACTGCTTGATTCAGTTTATGTTTCTGACCGAGCTGACTGTTGGTGGTGGGATCTCTCTTTGGATGGTGTTTATTATGTTGCAAAAGCTAGAAAACTTATTGCAGCTTCTAATTACGAACCTTATTCATTTCCAACGTTTTGTTGTAAATTGGTTCCGATCAAGATAAACATCTTCATTTGGCGTCTAAGACTTCATAGACTTGCAACTCTTCGTAACTTGGAGTCTAAAGGTTTATCTTTTGAGAATTCATGTTGTTCCTTATGTGATGTTTCGGAAGAATCGCATAATCACCTTTTTGTTAGGTGTGACACTTCGTTCCAATTATGGTGTAAGGTTGGTCGTTGGCTTGGTGTTAATATCCCGATTTGGAACTCAGTGGAAGAGGTATGGGATTGGATGGTTTCCTTTTCGAATGACGAGAAAAAGAAAAATGTTATTATAGTTGTTATTTTCTCAACTTTTTGGAACATTTGGAATTTGCGCAATGGTATCATCTTCAAAGACCGTAAACATCAAAATCTCAAGTGTTTGACAATATTGTTTCTTCGGGCTTCTATTGGTTGTTTTCGAGATATCACAAGTCCAAGATCAACTGGACGGAGTGGTTACAAGATCCCCTTGATTCTCTATAATTTGGTTTCTAGTTACATTTCTCATGTTTTCTGTATGTTTCCTTATTCTAGTGTCTTTGTATTCTGCTTGTCAGTTTTCTTCTTGTACTCTATTCTAGCTTTTATTTAttggctgttcaaaaaaaaaatataaataaatgatacCTAATAAAAAAACAACCATTGTGCTTATTAAAGAAAAAAAATCTTAGATGTAAACACATAATTGAACATTCTCCTATGACAATGACAAGTTATTTTAAAACATACTAAGCGTATACATTTTCAAACTCACTTCTACCGACGAAACTTGAACCCGCATACAGATGAAGCggatgtaaaaatttaataaattttcatTTCCAGCAGAGAtaaacactaataaaaaccttATTCATAATTAAAAAACattagttaaatttttttttttatccgGCTAAGGCGGATGATGCCCATACCTGCCCTCACTGTATTCCACCATGCTCACTTCCCTTTAAAATGTGTATTTCAGGTGATAGATTCGTACATTATAAAATTGAGCAGATACGATTATCACAAAAGACAAAATTTAAaaaaagaaaatttaaaaaaaagtgACGCATTACCCTAATTAAAGAAGGATCTTCTTGATTGGACCCAACACATTCTTCGAATGCAATGAGGAATGCGGCACTTTCTAGGAAGGTGACACCATTCCTCCCCTCCACCAaaatttcaagtttttttttttttttcttcacttACATGTTTTAACCTAGTTTCCACGATCCAAAACATAATCACAGGACACCAAAACGTGCAGTTAACACTACAATGCATAATAAGTGACTTAAACTCAAATTCCAATGACACCAAGGTTTCAAACGAAACTTGAAACATTACATGAATCAAACTATCATGACACCAACGTAAACTCACATCAAATGACCAACATGATATTTGCTAAGTCGTacatattttatacatattttagTGACAATATCGTTTCAGGTTTTATAGTATATTAATTTTAATGAGTCTACAATTTTTGATACATAATTACTTTGAGATTGATTTCAGTTACTATTAGTGAATCAAGTTTGGTTTTGTAaaactatgaaattcacgtatgTTGACAACTAATACGGTCTTTATATTAAGACAAAATTACGTTAATCGTCCCTGAACTTGTATACACCCTTCTCAGGTTATCCTTAAACTTTTTTTTCTGCTGGCATCGTCCCTGAACTTGTACTTTGTAACTCCGATCGTCCCTCTGTCTACATTCCGTTCATTTTTTCTGTTAAAATGACTCATGTGCgaatcatgtgagggtatttcaGTCTTTTTATCATTTTctaaaataatttaatttaattttatcttTATCTTCTTTTTTATTTTTCCCTTTTAAATTCATTTTCTTCTTTCTCTTTCTTTTTCACACCTTCATTTCATCTCTCATCTCCTTCACCTTCAATTATATACTGAACTCTTCCTACAAATTTTAATTGTAAGTAATTAAAAATAATAAGATATTTACTAGATCCTTAAGATGCAAATACCTCCATTGCCATTGATTGCAGCTTGTGGCTTGCGTCTGAGACTGAGTTTATTATCACTACTAAAAAACTGAGCATTACCGACGGCACAATCTGTCGGTAATCCGTCTCAAACAGCCTTTTCCGACGGATTTTTGACGGATTCGAGCGGACCCTAAAATCGCCCTCGGTAATATTTACCGACGGATTTTGGGACGGCCCCTAATTTTAGCGACAGATTCTCGACGGCATTTGTTCCAACGGATTTCTTTCGGATTTGCGTTGAGTTTTACCGACAGATTTGGGACGGCTAATTTACCGACGGCCCTATGTACCGATGGATTTCCGACGGACGTTTGGGACGGATTAGTGACGGTATAGTTTACGACGGATTTGGGACATCCTTTTACCAATGGATTACCGACGGATTTTACCGACGGATTTTAGACGGCCCTCTAGGAAAGTTTCCGACGGAATTTCTGTCACCAATCTGTCGCTAATTTTATTATTTCATTTAGAGTTTTTTCCTAAAAATTGCATTTTCCAGAATCCTgcctatttattaaattttataagcTGCACGTTAAATCAAAATTTCCTAAAAAGAAGTTCTTTCATTAAGCATCATAAATAGCAAAGTAATTCACATTGCTTACCCAAAAACAAAGTAGGATACCTAAAAAACTTAACGCTTACAAACAACAAAACCAAGTAGACAAATTCAAGAATTAGATAAGTATTTCAAGCATCGGGGTTTGGTAGACGCTTCAAAATTTCAGCCCACTTCTCATTCATTTCATTCATTTCTCTCCTAACTGCTTCCGTCGCAGCTTTACTATCCTCAACTTCCTTTCGAAGACGCTCCTCACGTTCTTCCATCTCGCTTCTTGTTTTCTCATGTTCTTCACGCATCTTCTCCATTGTTTCTTTCACTTTTTCTACCTGCAAAAAAGTAATACAAAGTTATAAATAAAAGATAAAACTACACTTTGATTGGTCAAGAAAGATGCACTTGAAGAAAAAATGGATGATAATTGAACTAATATGAAAAATATGCAAACATTATGTGAATGTCATCATGGGTGACCCACTGTGTAAAAATGTAAATAtgactattacatcaaaaattCCATAGGCAAAAAAGTTTTCATGCATAAAAATAGGACTAACATCTATCATTTATCAATATCTAATCTATTTATATCATGTTCTATGTACATCATTATCTATATCTGTTCATCTATGTTTGTTCATCATGAGTAAGGTTTGAGTTACAGTGGTTAATCTATCTGATGATGCATATAAATAGGACCACTTCTCATCCCTACAATACACCAAATATCAGCAAATGAAAGGAAAAAACTAACAAAAGTGACACAAGTTACAGCACATTAACACAAGTTAGGAGCAGATTAACACTACTTAAAGGAGTAGATTAACACTACTTACAACAGAAAATTAACATTAGTTACAACAGCAAATTAACACAGGTTACAGCAGCAAATTAACACAAGTTACAGCAGCAAATTAACAGAACTTACAACAAATCTGAATGCGAATAATTACAGTAGATTGGATGGCTATTTTAGTTGCAGCAGCGAGATTTTATGAAgaaaaaaataacataagttaaagAGAAAGATACATACCTCTTCAAACCGAGTTTGAGCATACGAGTTCCCGCTATCAGCAGGTGTGCCCGTCAGTACGAAACTTGGATCAGAAGATGAACCAGAACAATATGCTCTCCCTTTCCTCCTTACGTCAGTAGCCTTTTCCCACAACTCTTGATCATGCTTTGGGTGAGTGGAAACATCCGTGCCATATCTCTCAATCATATATTCTGATAGATGTTcctattatatataaatgtaaacaaAATTATCATTAAACATTATCTTTTCATATAATCATAAATATATACACAAAAAAGTCTACAATTAGACAAAGAGACTTACTACAGCCTTGCGTGCCCTATCATCTATCAAGGCATTAGATGAAGAGCTACCATCCCCCTCAACTATCATCCCTTTTTTTGTATGTGATGCAATAAGAAAAGCTAAAGAAGATTGTGGGCCGCCCATTTTTTCTTCCTACAAAAGTTATATCAGAACGATTAGCATAAAAGAATTAAAGTAAGGTTATACAATAACCACAAAACATTAAATATCTTACAAAGCTCTCTCGAAATGCAACATATCCAGCAGAGCCTGTGCAATGGTGGCCAGTTACAAATTTAGACCTATTTATTTTATTTGCATTCGAAATCTTTATCCATCATTCTTTATTCCAATGTTTTGTGACAAATTCTCTCCAATGCTCTTGCTTCATCCAGGTTGGGTTATATGGAAGAATGGGAGATAAATCATCATCAATAACTGGGTTACCAGCAGCTTCAGCCTCCGCATATGCTAGATCACGATCCGTACTTAAACGATCAGACAATCGTCTTGCAATTGACGCAGTAAATAAGCGATGAACAAACTGATCAATTGCCGGATCCCAAGAATACATTTTCTGAATAACACAAATTAACATAGATATATTGCttcgtgatatatatatatatatatatatatatatatatatatatatatatatatatatatatatatatatatatatatatatatatatatatatatatatatatatatatccatattaaaAGCAACCTGAAAACTCTCAAACATCCTATTTTTGTCAACAATAGGAACACTTGACCATGTTGGCCAAGCTCCACAGTAAAAGTTCTTCAAAATCCCAGTGATTGAGCGGCTGATTGCACTATTATCAGCTTGACCATTAGCATTAGTAAAGCTATACAATTGAAAAGGAGATGATTAGCGTTATCTAAAAACTTAATAATGTCAAAATACAAATAACATATATGATACTTACCGTGCCCTGTCAGGGGTAATGGAAATCCACATGGTTGGATTTGCAGAAGAACTTCTTGGTGCACTCGAACCTAGTTGTGCTTGGGAGGAAGGTACATTTGAACATGGATGTGCTTGAGATGATGGTGATCCAATCTCCGGAGTATTTGTTTCATTGAGGTTGTTTAAGCCATCATATTGGTCCATATGTTCATCCATGTCATCATGAGATACGTTGTTGCGATGAGATACAT
This window of the Rutidosis leptorrhynchoides isolate AG116_Rl617_1_P2 chromosome 7, CSIRO_AGI_Rlap_v1, whole genome shotgun sequence genome carries:
- the LOC139860224 gene encoding uncharacterized protein gives rise to the protein MSINIGGGVNFDSKQRWIRNLCNEHAVTILGMQETKLTSPNHAAFKAFWGNFNFKFASSSATGLSGGILTMWDPSIFSCNKVISQNHVLIVEGTLANCSDPYFLVNVYAPQTKIRKRCLWNYISSFMSSNVGNFIIFGDFNSVRSPQERFGSKFSFSDADYFNNFIGSCNLTDIPLGGREFTRFNKSFSKRAKLDRFVVSDGLLRVFPLLSGLILSNIWSDHCPILMKNDVLDYGPIPFKLFNSWFNIEGFDDIVIKAWNSFNSSLSNNPQSRFKNKLKHVKEALKTWHKNIRLAAIHNKKLLQTSLAYIDAQIDNGIPYDSLAADRVTILKDIAKI